Proteins encoded by one window of Nicotiana tabacum cultivar K326 chromosome 10, ASM71507v2, whole genome shotgun sequence:
- the LOC142165115 gene encoding uncharacterized protein LOC142165115: MEIFAKAYDVKVWRVIKKGNYPLPTITLPLADPDDIDSYSKEQLEAVQVNNKARNLLHNAIRGEEYEKISSCDTTKEMWDKLEVTYEGTSKVKETHINMLVHDYELFSMKEGKSI; the protein is encoded by the coding sequence ATGGAAATCTTTGCTAAAGCATACGATGTCAAAGTCTGGAGAGTTATTAAAAAGGGAAACTATCCCCTACCTACTATCACTCTACCACTTGCTGATCCTGATGATATAGATTCATACTCAAAGGAGCAACTGGAAGCGGTACAAGTGAATAACAAGGCAAGAAATCTGCTTCACAATGCTATACGTGGTGAAGAATACGAGAAAATATCGAGTTGTGATACAACCAAAGAAATGTGGGATAAACTTGAAGTCACCTATGAGGGAACCAGCAAAGTAAAGGAAACTCACATCAACATGCTAGTTCATGACTACGAACTCTTCTCAATGAAGGAAGGAAAATCCATTTAA